The proteins below are encoded in one region of Pomacea canaliculata isolate SZHN2017 linkage group LG7, ASM307304v1, whole genome shotgun sequence:
- the LOC112569118 gene encoding polycystic kidney disease protein 1-like 2 isoform X1 has product MATFQTKAKLEKSKVEVVVSSSCLPSALLKSDLRLQVGTTTSNYYKLGNDTDNMTLPVVLASMWNKVPKRRVNVTELPEPLYIFLQTNYTEREKRLWESTTFSLEHSEKEIVVKAFRDRSTIVNFTFTPSNVSVSVQVILQRGNISNTTVYNESEFPLPESKWKVLRHVVQEPSSLLLPSQDDANEEDTYRIKVNHNNSSQPTVVPVVKVVTAEISCKTWDTNASAWKNSGCKVANVSNFDEVVCECTHLSIFTATFFVSPNVLSTDDLRLFAEFFHNPVMVTVVVLLWMTYLVGLYWAYHADSLDKAQRGIAVLEDNSKDDEHLYLVCTVTGWGRNTGTTSNVYIYLSGTAAKTRVHRLADAERDIFFSGAENWFLISSPHDLGDLTSVIIWHDNTGSSPDWFLNEVYVREVDGDQAWHCLYNNWLSVYRGVLCVEVPATSAEEMAKHRFYHFVINTSQSLRTEHLWLSFVTKPNYSTFMRMHRLTCALCILLTMMMASLMFHGLPTDDPRIRSAPGPSPSTSRTSSSVCRHRLSSSPSTCCWWSCFAGRAHLVIPTRPLPLARTTAPPRAATSPRRTRIQTRTPMSRRYM; this is encoded by the exons ATGGCGACATTCCAAACGAAAGCAAAGCTTGAGAAGTCCAAGGTGGAGGTCGTCGTCAGCTCGTCGTGCCTGCCTTCAGCTTTACTGAAGAGCGACCTGCGgctacaggt GGGAACCACCACCAGCAACTACTACAAGTTGGGCAACGACACGGACAACATGACCCTCCCAGTGGTGCTGGCGTCCATGTGGAACAAAGTCCCCAAGAGGCGCGTGAACGTGACGGAGCTGCCTGAGCCCCTTTACATCTTCCTGCAGACCAATT ATACGGAGAGGGAGAAAAGACTGTGGGAAAGCACGACATTTTCTCTTGAACATTCGGAAAAAGAAATCGTGGTCAAAGCCTTCCGTGACCGTAGCACGATTGTCAACTTTACCTTCACGCCGTCTAATGTCTCAGTCTCCGTCCAGGTCATCCTGCAGCGAGGCAACATTTCCAACACCACAG TCTACAATGAAAGTGAGTTCCCGCTGCCTGAATCGAAATGGAAAGTCCTTAGACACGTGGTGCAGGAACCCTCCTCCCTGCTGCTGCCATCGCAAGATGACGCCAACGAGGAGGACAC ATACAGGATAAAGGTGAACCACAACAACTCCTCGCAACCGACGGTCGTTCCTGTCGTGAAGGTGGTGACGGCAGAGATCTCCTGCAAGACCTGGGACACCAACGCCAGCGCCTGGAAGAACTCAGGCTGCAAG GTGGCGAACGTCAGCAACTTTGACGAGGTGGTGTGCGAGTGCACACACCTGTCGATTTTCACAGCAACTTTCTTCGTGTCACCTAACGTCCTGTCTACAGATGACCTGCGGCTGTTCGCGGAGTTCTTCCACAACCCAGTCATGGTCACTGTCGTCGTTCTGCTGTGGATGACCTACCTGGTGGGCTTGTACTGGGCCTACCACGCCGACTCCCTGGACAAGGCGCAG CGGGGGATAGCAGTTCTGGAGGACAACAGTAAGGATGACGAACACCTGTACCTGGTCTGCACGGTTACCGGATGGGGACGGAACACAGGAACCACATCCAACGTCTACATCTACCTGAGCGGCACCGCTGCTAAA acacgTGTTCACCGCCTGGCGGATGCAGAGCGCGATATTTTTTTCAGCGGGGCGGAGAACTGGTTTTTGATTAGCTCCCCTCATGACCTAGGCGATCTGACTTCTGTGATCATCTGGCACGACAACACCGGTTCCAGCCCAGATTG GTTCCTGAATGAAGTTTACGTGCGGGAGGTGGACGGTGACCAGGCGTGGCACTGTCTATACAACAACTGGCTGAGTGTATACCGGGGGGTGCTGTGTGTCGAGGTACCCGCCACCTCCGCTGAAGAGATGGCCAAACATCGCTTTTATCACTTCGTCATCAACACCAGCCAGTCTCTCCGGACTGAACATCTGTGGCTGAGCTTCGTGACTAAACCTAATTACAG CACCTTCATGCGGATGCACCGATTAACGTGTGCCCTGTGTATTCTCTTGACCATGATGATGGCCAGCCTCATGTTTCACGGCCTCCCCACGGACGACCCCAGGATCAG GTCAGCACCGGGCCCATCACCTTCAACATCAAGGACGTCATCATCGGTGTGCAGACATCGCTTATCGTCTTCCCCATCAACATGCTGCTGGTGGAGTTGTTTTGCTGGCCGCGCTCACCTCGTCATACCTACGAGACCCCTTCCTCTAGCTCGGACGACAGCTCCACCTCGAGCAGCAACGAGTCCACGGAGGACACGAATACAAACAAGAACACCAATGAGTCGCCGGTACATGTAA
- the LOC112569118 gene encoding polycystic kidney disease protein 1-like 2 isoform X2, whose product MTLPVVLASMWNKVPKRRVNVTELPEPLYIFLQTNYTEREKRLWESTTFSLEHSEKEIVVKAFRDRSTIVNFTFTPSNVSVSVQVILQRGNISNTTVYNESEFPLPESKWKVLRHVVQEPSSLLLPSQDDANEEDTYRIKVNHNNSSQPTVVPVVKVVTAEISCKTWDTNASAWKNSGCKVANVSNFDEVVCECTHLSIFTATFFVSPNVLSTDDLRLFAEFFHNPVMVTVVVLLWMTYLVGLYWAYHADSLDKAQRGIAVLEDNSKDDEHLYLVCTVTGWGRNTGTTSNVYIYLSGTAAKTRVHRLADAERDIFFSGAENWFLISSPHDLGDLTSVIIWHDNTGSSPDWFLNEVYVREVDGDQAWHCLYNNWLSVYRGVLCVEVPATSAEEMAKHRFYHFVINTSQSLRTEHLWLSFVTKPNYSTFMRMHRLTCALCILLTMMMASLMFHGLPTDDPRIRSAPGPSPSTSRTSSSVCRHRLSSSPSTCCWWSCFAGRAHLVIPTRPLPLARTTAPPRAATSPRRTRIQTRTPMSRRYM is encoded by the exons ATGACCCTCCCAGTGGTGCTGGCGTCCATGTGGAACAAAGTCCCCAAGAGGCGCGTGAACGTGACGGAGCTGCCTGAGCCCCTTTACATCTTCCTGCAGACCAATT ATACGGAGAGGGAGAAAAGACTGTGGGAAAGCACGACATTTTCTCTTGAACATTCGGAAAAAGAAATCGTGGTCAAAGCCTTCCGTGACCGTAGCACGATTGTCAACTTTACCTTCACGCCGTCTAATGTCTCAGTCTCCGTCCAGGTCATCCTGCAGCGAGGCAACATTTCCAACACCACAG TCTACAATGAAAGTGAGTTCCCGCTGCCTGAATCGAAATGGAAAGTCCTTAGACACGTGGTGCAGGAACCCTCCTCCCTGCTGCTGCCATCGCAAGATGACGCCAACGAGGAGGACAC ATACAGGATAAAGGTGAACCACAACAACTCCTCGCAACCGACGGTCGTTCCTGTCGTGAAGGTGGTGACGGCAGAGATCTCCTGCAAGACCTGGGACACCAACGCCAGCGCCTGGAAGAACTCAGGCTGCAAG GTGGCGAACGTCAGCAACTTTGACGAGGTGGTGTGCGAGTGCACACACCTGTCGATTTTCACAGCAACTTTCTTCGTGTCACCTAACGTCCTGTCTACAGATGACCTGCGGCTGTTCGCGGAGTTCTTCCACAACCCAGTCATGGTCACTGTCGTCGTTCTGCTGTGGATGACCTACCTGGTGGGCTTGTACTGGGCCTACCACGCCGACTCCCTGGACAAGGCGCAG CGGGGGATAGCAGTTCTGGAGGACAACAGTAAGGATGACGAACACCTGTACCTGGTCTGCACGGTTACCGGATGGGGACGGAACACAGGAACCACATCCAACGTCTACATCTACCTGAGCGGCACCGCTGCTAAA acacgTGTTCACCGCCTGGCGGATGCAGAGCGCGATATTTTTTTCAGCGGGGCGGAGAACTGGTTTTTGATTAGCTCCCCTCATGACCTAGGCGATCTGACTTCTGTGATCATCTGGCACGACAACACCGGTTCCAGCCCAGATTG GTTCCTGAATGAAGTTTACGTGCGGGAGGTGGACGGTGACCAGGCGTGGCACTGTCTATACAACAACTGGCTGAGTGTATACCGGGGGGTGCTGTGTGTCGAGGTACCCGCCACCTCCGCTGAAGAGATGGCCAAACATCGCTTTTATCACTTCGTCATCAACACCAGCCAGTCTCTCCGGACTGAACATCTGTGGCTGAGCTTCGTGACTAAACCTAATTACAG CACCTTCATGCGGATGCACCGATTAACGTGTGCCCTGTGTATTCTCTTGACCATGATGATGGCCAGCCTCATGTTTCACGGCCTCCCCACGGACGACCCCAGGATCAG GTCAGCACCGGGCCCATCACCTTCAACATCAAGGACGTCATCATCGGTGTGCAGACATCGCTTATCGTCTTCCCCATCAACATGCTGCTGGTGGAGTTGTTTTGCTGGCCGCGCTCACCTCGTCATACCTACGAGACCCCTTCCTCTAGCTCGGACGACAGCTCCACCTCGAGCAGCAACGAGTCCACGGAGGACACGAATACAAACAAGAACACCAATGAGTCGCCGGTACATGTAA
- the LOC112569116 gene encoding polycystic kidney disease 2-like 1 protein, giving the protein MGDGDPHQKADDMSDDKEGVYYDPQCSRRPDQGPDNIGNKDYLDDRSKVSESPHTYHQDTLWCTDEGQGRPEHPKRQLSSDCARGIKGPRGFASQRQKRFSEDEGCRGGFEQTKKHQHGDRNVEDGCHGDDGGWRSTKTSRSRQLEMEFCRKVAQLWAEREVNVNRNAKGSSRRSTWDTSLNTKDSIKSLTRDSVTTKKVTISIPVSMSTSTSSSTSSSESDEKEKSSSRWYFLPWWWLYVVWMLSMILAVCLSLVIVLYGLKMGYQGSVDWLISFFTAWINDTFVMQPLQIIGFSLMAVVLLRRTVDIRSYSAEYHTNKYNLVTQVHKLQELERQKAALRAEWRQTQYHYPISSSEVKDIKAKWKQDARAHIALRETLMYIVYIIVVVVVLLGHSNVWETNYINTAVRRRLTDPPKSRDDLAFSKVVTQKDIWTFMDTTFLFSIESRDDKLDDRIVLYRLSLARLRQVRQRVQSDFCEPGAPYSEYLRKRPPCYEHFSPDIAETRDFEQSWKTGGNSTDNQTSSQNDSSTPQDAWRYHSEATLNQSSISGIFGTYPGGGYVFDLPFGMETARDNMSYLQEAGWLDSSSRAVIVTCTLYHAHSDLATELTLLWELSPAGKMWSRLDLHTTRLHYYYNERGRFLAGCEVMMVVWTLLYFYFETAKLNQVGWRKYLSRTWSWLAILLMTLTILRLGLLMNLLGQLENFRMEVKTGRNSKHVSFVHIRETSETLEGVEAILLSLAILKGLKVVRFIKRFRLHLETFAIAQPSVLGGSIMAAVLLLAFASFSYPLFGSKLAGYKTFQHTLLQLFTFWLGESDFYGVLEADKLFGPPFFFLFVFLFCILAVFFFASITMEAYEVARVSVTLNTRGDFLLEYFKRSILMLIGIKPPERVVLRRRRPYFPG; this is encoded by the exons ATGGGTGATGGAGATCCCCATCAGAAAGCGGATGACATGAG CGATGACAAGGAGGGAGTTTATTACGACCCGCAGTGCAGCAGGAGACCCGACCAGGGTCCAGACAATATTGGGAACAAAGACTACCTGGATGATCGTTCAAAGGTCAGCGAGTCTCCTCATACGTACCACCAGGACACTCTATGGTGCACAGACGAAGGTCAAGGCCGCCCAGAGCATCCCAAACGGCAGCTGAGTTCCGATTGTGCACGTGGTATCAAGGGTCCGCGTGGTTTTGCCAGCCAAAGACAGAAGCGGTTTTCCGAAGATGAAGGATGCAGAGGTGGCTTTGAGCAGACAAAGAAGCATCAACATGGTGACCGGAATGTAGAAGATGGCTGCCATGGTGACGATGGTGGTTGGAGGTCCACAAAGACGTCGCGGAGCCGCCAGCTCGAAATGGAGTTTTGCCGAAAGGTGGCGCAGCTGTGGGCAGAGCGGGAGGTCAACGTCAACCGCAACGCCAAGGGCTCCAGTCGACGTAGCACATGGGATACTAGCCTCAATACCAAGGATTCAATAAAATCTCTGACACGGGATAGTGTCACCACCAAGAAAGTTACAATATCTATCCCAGTCAGCATGTCTACCTCGACTTCCTCGTCTACCTCGTCTAGTGAAAGTgacgagaaagagaaaagctcATCTAGATG GTATTTTTTGCCTTGGTGGTGGCTGTACGTGGTCTGGATGCTCTCCATGATCTTGGCGGTGTGCTTGTCACTGGTGATTGTGCTGTACGGCCTGAAGATGGGCTACCAGGGCAGTGTGGACTGGCTGATCTCCTTCTTCACAGCCTGGATCAACGACACCTTCGTCATGCAACCTCTGCAAATCATTGGCTTCTCGCTGATGGCTGTCGTGCTGCTGCGCCGGACCGTGGACATCCGCAGCTACTCGGCAGAGTACCACACCA ACAAATACAACCTGGTTACACAGGTCCATAAACTCCAAGAATTAGAAAGACAAAAGGCGGCGTTGAGAGCAGAGTGGCGGCAGACACAATACCACTACCCCATATCCTCCAGCGAG GTAAAAGACATTAAGGCGAAGTGGAAGCAGGACGCCAGGGCACACATCGCGCTCCGCGAGACGCTGATGTACATCGTCTACATcattgttgtcgtcgtcgtcctcctggGACACTCGAACGTGTGGGAGACAAACTACATCAACACCGCGGTCAGGCGCAGGTTGACTGATCCACCCAAGAGCAGGGACGACCTCGCATTTTCTAAG GTGGTTACTCAGAAGGACATCTGGACTTTCATGGACACCACCTTCCTGTTTTCGATTGAGAGTAGAGACGATAAGCTCGACGATAGGATCGTGTTATACCGCTTGAGCCTTGCCAGACTGCGGCAAGTCCGACAGCGGGTCCAGTCAG ATTTCTGCGAGCCAGGTGCCCCATATTCCGAATATCTGCGAAAGCGCCCTCCATGTTATGAGCACTTTTCCCCAGATATCGCCGAAACAAGAGACTTTGAGCAGTCCTGGAAAACTGGTGGCAACTCTACTGATAACCAAACCAGTTCGCAAAACGACTCCTCGACTCCACAAGACGCTTGGCGCTATCATTCGGAAGCCACCCTAAACCAGAGCAGTATCTCGGGTATCTTCGGCACTTACCCAGGGGGTGGCTACGTGTTTGATCTCCCATTCGGGATGGAG ACGGCCCGCGACAATATGAGCTACTTGCAAGAAGCCGGGTGGCTAGACTCGAGTAGTCGCGCGGTCATCGTGACCTGTACCCTGTACCACGCCCACAGTGACCTGGCCACTGAGCTCACCCTGCTCTGGGAGCTGAGTCCCGCGGGCAAGATGTGGTCTCGTCTGGACCTTCACACCACCAGGCTGCACTACTACTACAACGAGCGAGGGCGCTTCTTGGCGGGctgtgag gtgatgatggtggtgtggaCACTGCTATACTTCTACTTCGAGACGGCGAAGCTAAATCAGGTCGGATGGCGCAAATACCTGTCCCGCACCTGGAGCTGGCTGGCGATACTGTTGATGACGCTGACCATCCTGAGACTGGGGCTGCTCATGAACCTCCTGGGGCAGCTCGAGAACTTCCGGATGGAAGTGAAAACTGGCCGCAACAGCAAGCACGTGAGCTTCGTCCACATACGTGAGACGTCGGAGACCCTGGAGGGGGTCGAGGCTATATTATTGTCGTTAGCGATTCTCAAGGGGCTGAAAGTGGTGCGCTTCATTAAGCGCTTCCGTCTGCATCTGGAGACCTTTGCCATCGCCCAGCCCAGCGTCCTCGGCGGTTCCATCATGGCTGCCGTCCTGCTGCTGGCCTTCGCTAGCTTTTCCTATCCTCTCTTCGGCTCAAAATTGGCCGGGTACAAGACCTTCCAGCACACGCTGCTGCAGCTCTTCACCTTCTGGCTGGGGGAATCCGACTTCTACGGAGTGCTGGAGGCCGACAAATTATTCGGCCCaccctttttcttcctcttcgtTTTCCTCTTCTGCATCTTAGCGGTCTTCTTCTTTGCCAGCATCACAATGGAGGCCTATGAAGTAGCCCGCGTCTCCGTTACGTTGAATACCCGGGGGGATTTCTTGTTGGAATATTTCAAGCGCTCTATCCTGATGCTGATTGGCATCAAACCCCCTGAGCGTGTCGTTCTTCGTCGCAGGCGCCCCTACTTCCCTGGGTGA
- the LOC112568151 gene encoding glycerol kinase-like isoform X2 — MAARGDVDLVGAVDQGTSSSRFLIFNSRTAELVTYHQTEIRHFYPREGWVEVDPLEILESVNTCINSAIKNLAELGRGIADIRCIGITNQRETTLVWDKLTGEPLHNAIVWLDLRTSSTVKKLLQKAPQQDKDYLRPYCGLPITTYFSAVKLCWLLENSEKVQEAIRDGRCLFGTVDSWLLWNLTGGTKGGCHMTDVTNASRTMLMNINTLCWDDFLCSFFDIPKSILPEIRSSSEIYGKVAIGSLTGVPISGILGDQQAALVGQTCFRLGQAKNTYGTGCFLLYNTGTQPVESKTGLLTTVAYKLGPNKPTVYALEGAIAVTGACVRWLRDNLGIISSSAEVETLAQQVDGTHGCYFVPAFSGLFCPYWQDSARGIICGLSQFTTKHHIARAALEAVCFQTKELLEAMNQDSGIPLTSLQVDGGMTANSLLMQLQADILQIRVVRPSMPETTALGAAMAAGFADGIQVWDLVKGDVAKITTDVFYPSIPSSECEAKYKRWKMAVEKSLNWEDNGPPEVCTETQE, encoded by the exons ATGGCGGCTCGAGGAGATGTTGATCTTGTTGGGGCAGTCGACCAAGGGACTAGTAGCTCCAGATTTTTG ATCTTCAACAGTCGTACTGCGGAGCTTGTTACCTATCATCAGACGGAAATAAGACACTTTTATCCACGTGAAGG ATGGGTTGAGGTGGATCCTCTTGAAATCCTGGAGTCTGTTAATACGTGCATTAACAGTGCTATCAAAAATTTAGCAGAACTTGGGCGGGGTATAGCAGACATCAGAT GTATTGGCATCACAAATCAAAGAGAGACTACATTGGTGTGGGACAAACTAACTGGTGAACCACTGCATAATGCCATAG TTTGGTTGGACTTGAGGACATCATCCACAGTGAAAAAGCTGCTACAGAAAGCTCCTCAGCAGGATAAAGACTATCTCAGG CCTTACTGCGGTCTTCCTATTACTACATACTTCAGTGCTGTCAAACTCTGTTGGCTTCTGGAGAACAGTGAAAAAGTGCAGGAGGCTATCAGAGATGGGAGATGTTTGTTTGGCACCGTTGATTCATGGCTATTGTGG AATCTTACAGGAGGAACTAAAGGAGGTTGTCACATGACTGATGTGACCAATGCAAGTCGAACAATGCTTATGAATATTAATACACTTTGCTGGGATGACTTTCTTTGCAG tttttttgacATTCCAAAGAGTATACTACCTGAAATCAGGAGTTCTTCAGAAATCTATGGCAAAGTGGCCATAGGCTCACTAACTGGTGTGCCCATATCAGGG aTCCTGGGGGACCAACAGGCAGCTCTAGTTGGACAGACATGTTTTAGACTAGGACAGGCTAAAAACAC GTATGGCACTGgctgttttcttctttacaaCACAGGAACTCAG CCAGTGGAGTCCAAAACAGGTCTTCTAACAACAGTTGCCTACAAACTGGGTCCCAACAAGCCAACAGTGTATGCGCTGGAG GGTGCTATTGCAGTGACTGGAGCATGTGTGCGGTGGTTACGTGACAACCTGGGTATCATCAGTAGTTCAGCTGAAGTTG AGACTTTAGCTCAGCAAGTAGATGGCACACATGGCTGTTACTTTGTTCCAGCCTTCTCTGGGCTTTTTTGCCCATATTGGCAAGACAGTGCCCGTGG AATAATTTGCGGCCTGTCGCAGTTCACAACCAAACACCACATTGCACGAGCTGCCTTGGAGGCTGTTTGCTTTCAGACTAaagag CTATTAGAGGCCATGAACCAGGACAGCGGGATTCCACTGACATCTCTGCAAGTGGATGGCGGCATGACTGCCAACAGCCTTTTGATGCAACTGCAAGCAGACATCCTGCAAATCAGAGTTG TACGACCATCAATGCCAGAGACAACAGCTCTAGGTGCAGCCATGGCTGCAGGTTTTGCAGATGGTATTCAGGTGTGGGATTTAGTGAAAGGAGATGTTGCCAAAATCACCACAGATGTTTTTTACCCCTCCATCCCATCATCAG AATGTGAAGCTAAATACAAGAGGTGGAAAATGGCAGTTGAGAAGTCATTGAACTGGGAGGATAACGGCCCTCCTGAAG TATGCACAGAGACACAAGAGTAG
- the LOC112568151 gene encoding glycerol kinase-like isoform X1 → MAARGDVDLVGAVDQGTSSSRFLIFNSRTAELVTYHQTEIRHFYPREGWVEVDPLEILESVNTCINSAIKNLAELGRGIADIRCIGITNQRETTLVWDKLTGEPLHNAIVWLDLRTSSTVKKLLQKAPQQDKDYLRPYCGLPITTYFSAVKLCWLLENSEKVQEAIRDGRCLFGTVDSWLLWNLTGGTKGGCHMTDVTNASRTMLMNINTLCWDDFLCSFFDIPKSILPEIRSSSEIYGKVAIGSLTGVPISGILGDQQAALVGQTCFRLGQAKNTYGTGCFLLYNTGTQPVESKTGLLTTVAYKLGPNKPTVYALEGAIAVTGACVRWLRDNLGIISSSAEVETLAQQVDGTHGCYFVPAFSGLFCPYWQDSARGIICGLSQFTTKHHIARAALEAVCFQTKELLEAMNQDSGIPLTSLQVDGGMTANSLLMQLQADILQIRVVRPSMPETTALGAAMAAGFADGIQVWDLVKGDVAKITTDVFYPSIPSSECEAKYKRWKMAVEKSLNWEDNGPPEVSSTEGFWKTLAGGLFLWSSFGIFVYAQLRLAR, encoded by the exons ATGGCGGCTCGAGGAGATGTTGATCTTGTTGGGGCAGTCGACCAAGGGACTAGTAGCTCCAGATTTTTG ATCTTCAACAGTCGTACTGCGGAGCTTGTTACCTATCATCAGACGGAAATAAGACACTTTTATCCACGTGAAGG ATGGGTTGAGGTGGATCCTCTTGAAATCCTGGAGTCTGTTAATACGTGCATTAACAGTGCTATCAAAAATTTAGCAGAACTTGGGCGGGGTATAGCAGACATCAGAT GTATTGGCATCACAAATCAAAGAGAGACTACATTGGTGTGGGACAAACTAACTGGTGAACCACTGCATAATGCCATAG TTTGGTTGGACTTGAGGACATCATCCACAGTGAAAAAGCTGCTACAGAAAGCTCCTCAGCAGGATAAAGACTATCTCAGG CCTTACTGCGGTCTTCCTATTACTACATACTTCAGTGCTGTCAAACTCTGTTGGCTTCTGGAGAACAGTGAAAAAGTGCAGGAGGCTATCAGAGATGGGAGATGTTTGTTTGGCACCGTTGATTCATGGCTATTGTGG AATCTTACAGGAGGAACTAAAGGAGGTTGTCACATGACTGATGTGACCAATGCAAGTCGAACAATGCTTATGAATATTAATACACTTTGCTGGGATGACTTTCTTTGCAG tttttttgacATTCCAAAGAGTATACTACCTGAAATCAGGAGTTCTTCAGAAATCTATGGCAAAGTGGCCATAGGCTCACTAACTGGTGTGCCCATATCAGGG aTCCTGGGGGACCAACAGGCAGCTCTAGTTGGACAGACATGTTTTAGACTAGGACAGGCTAAAAACAC GTATGGCACTGgctgttttcttctttacaaCACAGGAACTCAG CCAGTGGAGTCCAAAACAGGTCTTCTAACAACAGTTGCCTACAAACTGGGTCCCAACAAGCCAACAGTGTATGCGCTGGAG GGTGCTATTGCAGTGACTGGAGCATGTGTGCGGTGGTTACGTGACAACCTGGGTATCATCAGTAGTTCAGCTGAAGTTG AGACTTTAGCTCAGCAAGTAGATGGCACACATGGCTGTTACTTTGTTCCAGCCTTCTCTGGGCTTTTTTGCCCATATTGGCAAGACAGTGCCCGTGG AATAATTTGCGGCCTGTCGCAGTTCACAACCAAACACCACATTGCACGAGCTGCCTTGGAGGCTGTTTGCTTTCAGACTAaagag CTATTAGAGGCCATGAACCAGGACAGCGGGATTCCACTGACATCTCTGCAAGTGGATGGCGGCATGACTGCCAACAGCCTTTTGATGCAACTGCAAGCAGACATCCTGCAAATCAGAGTTG TACGACCATCAATGCCAGAGACAACAGCTCTAGGTGCAGCCATGGCTGCAGGTTTTGCAGATGGTATTCAGGTGTGGGATTTAGTGAAAGGAGATGTTGCCAAAATCACCACAGATGTTTTTTACCCCTCCATCCCATCATCAG AATGTGAAGCTAAATACAAGAGGTGGAAAATGGCAGTTGAGAAGTCATTGAACTGGGAGGATAACGGCCCTCCTGAAG TTAGCAGTACGGAGGGCTTCTGGAAGACACTGGCTGGGGGCTTGTTCCTGTGGTCAAGCTTTGGGATTTTTGTGTATGCACAGCTCCGACTTGCAAGATGA